ACCTCCTAAAgtgacaagacaggcaaagggtaggcagggaaactgaggcacgagcagggaagtgacttgcctaaggtgaCGCGCAACAGTTCGgtagcagggctgggagtggaacTCAGGACGCCTGGGATTcagccactagaccatgctgcctcccagAAGGGCAAAAAGCAGCCATGGCAAATATGTTGTTATAGCAACTCCTCTCCTTGCTTATTAGCAAGATTTGAACATATGATCATGTGCATCACAGGACTGAACTGCAGTCACTCAAGCTGAAGGTGTAACTCTGCTAATTGTTATTAATAGCAGGGAGTTATCCTCTGTGGGCCATTCACAGAGCCAAACACATGGTACATTGTCATTAGGGCTACATGCACCCTGGAGCAACTGCTCATGACCTGACCACTCCTTatggagcagcagctgtgctcagcCCCAGAGGGGATTCAATCAGAACAGAGAGACTCATGACCAGCCTGTACGGCTAGATGGTGGCAGTGGTAAGGTGGGTTGCAGTATAGCAAAGCCTGAGAGCCAATAGATAGATCTGGATGACAAAGGGGGAAGGTGACTGGCTGGCCCAGTTTCTGTAGAATCAATTATTTAAACACTGGTAAGGTTTTAATTTCACTGTTCTTATTATACAATTAATTATATTAGGGCGCCTAGAGCCTTCTGGTAGAGTTGGGTGAATTTTTCAGCCAATTTCTAGTGAAAAAGGCAGAATTGGCAACACTAAAACTTTTCACAGTTTTGTGTcgattttgccaaattgtttgtaaaaaaaaaaaattaaaaacaaaatttccttttGACCTCTTCAAAACAAAAGgtttcaatttatcaacattttctTGAATTTAATTCAAGCagtcaaaaacattaaaaaatcctTGAAAACCCCCCCACTTTGGTCAACCTGCAGTGATCATATTTTCAGTTTGTcaaaaatttagaaaaaagtgtccaaccaaaactgaattgattgatttatttattagaatggccagagaaccaaaaaatccattttgtcaGCCAGCTCTGCCGTCAGTAGGCATCTTTATTATCTTCagtctgaataaataaataagccgCTGCTCTGCAGATATTTAACAAGTCACAGCACCTCCTATTTTCTCCCACCCTCCTTTTGCAGGTTGTGTGCTCCTAATCCTGACACCATCTCTCACATGGAATGCAAGGAAGAACCCTGTGTCTCAATTCTCCCGGACCCCAGCGAATGGCTGAATCAAAGAGACGCCTGCAAAGGTAATGAATAATCAGAACTAGAGGGGATGGGAGGAAAGTGTTTGGATTGTTTCTGGAGGATCCCAAGTGGCGATTAGGCTTCATCTACAATCATTTGCTTTTCTGGAGCTCTCGTGTGTGCGAGGTGGCCAGCACTGGGTCTATGGACTACTTAATTCCCCCTTCAGCCCTAGTACTTCAATGGGTCTTGAGTGAGCCTCTGCATtgcagtgaatttcacccactgaatAGTGAATGCTTGTCTGAGTATATGCAGGAAGTTCACAAGTAACAGTGATTTGAGGGCTGGAAAAATTGCTTTGGAGTAGGGAGTCGGTAGGGAGGCAAATTTACCTGCGTATACGGCATTGGGGAGACTggtactggaatactgcatccagtgctggtgtccacattttaacaGACTTTGGAcgattggagagggtgcagagaagagtcacaaaaatgatttgCGGGCTGGATAAAATGCTTTACTGTGAGAGACTGACAGAGCTggtctgtttagcttaacaaacagaagaTCCAGATGTGACTTGATTACAGGGTATAAAGTACCATCCCAGGGAAGAAATGCTGGATACTCAAggtctctttaatctagcagtgAAAGGCAGTGGTCTGTGGTCCAGTGACTCCATTCTCTGCTATCTCCTGGTGGGCGTGGGCGTTCCCGGTGCTCTTACTAAAACCGAACCGTTTGCTCGCCTTGCACCAGAGATTTTCCAAAATCTGGCTGTGTTCCTGGGAGCAGTGTACTCGGCAAAGCATTTCTTCTGCTTGGTGGTGATTGCAAACGCAGGAGGCGGTTCATGAGAGTTTGCTGCTCAGGGGTCAGAATGAAATGGAAGGGTTCAACGCCGAGCTGCTGTATTTGAACCAGAGGATCGCTTCCATTTCCTGGGAGTCAATTGGCTACTCTTGGGATAGCAAGGTCAAAGAGCCCCAGCCCGTGGGATTGTGGGATAGGATTGGCCGACTCAGGGTCTGAGGGTCTAGCTGCATCCTCACTGTGAAACGATGGAGTTTGGGCCAGAGTCCCAGCTGGACCCACAGGCTCAAACCCATCCCTCAGTAgggtcctggagcccaggcttgaGTCAGACAAaattgtgtgtagatggaagtggGGGTTGAGTCTGTGCCCAAGATTACATTGCAGAATAAACGTACCCTTGGCAATAAAATATCCATTCcaccgagtctcagagcccaggtcaattgactcgggcttgctgggctcaggctgcaggactaaaaattgtagtgtagacgttcaaactcaggctggagtctgagcACCGAGAGCCAACCTCCTTGTGGGGATTCGGAGTCGGGCTGCAACCAGCCCATGTCTgaccatctacactgcagcttttagccccacagcctgagcgcCACAAGCCCAAGTCCAGCCGCAGCTGTGCCGTGGGTTTTctattgctgtgtagatatacccttagtctcggtacctcagtttccccatctgtacaatgcaGTAATAATGCTGCCCTGCCTCACcgggggttgtgaggataaatgcattaaagagtgtgaggtgctcagatacagagGTGATGGGGACCATAGTAAATACCTTAGgtaggctggggtggggaagttACCCTGGGGTCATCAGGAGTAGGGGAGGGGGATTGTAGTATCAGGGAACATGTCAGTACTTTAAAGAGCAATGTAGCCATGTCTGGAGTCTCCTTTTCATGCCAGCAGATCACCAGATCCTGAGCCAAACTAAAGAGGAGACCCTGCTGCAGGAGAGCGCTGGGAAAGCAGAGTCACGCGGGGCGTCAGCAGAGAGCACTGGAGGGGACGTCTCACAGCAGatccagcctggggcagggggaaaccCTGTGGAGCAAGATCACCTTACCTCCACCACCCCACTGGGGGCCAGGCGACCCAGACTGGATGTCACCAAGCAGAGTCTGCGGGGGGCTGGGGAAAACCTCACTGAGCGGGATCTCCTAGACCCACCGGCATCCCGGCGTCCCAGCGCCTGCGCCGACTGTGGGAAAACCTTCTGCCTGAGCTCGAGCTTGCTGCGTCACCGTTGCGCCCACCTCGGTCAGAAGCCTTACCACTGCAATGAATGCGGCAAGGCCTTTGCCCAGAGTCAGAACTTCCTGGCCCACCAGCGAGTCCACACGGGCGAGCGTCCCTTCCTCTGCACCCAGTGCGGGAAGAGCTTCTCCCAGAGCCAGAACCTGCGCACCCACTGGCAGATCCACCGGGGCCAGCGGCCCCACCAGTGCCCCGAGTGCGGGCAGAGCTTCAACAAGACCTGCAACCTCCTCAGACACCGCAGAAGCCACCTGGGCCACAAACCTTTCCGGTGCGCCCAGTGCGGCAAAGGGTTTGGGGAGAGCTCCACCCTGATCCGCCACCAGCGCACCCACACCGGCGAGCGGCCCTACCGCTGCCTGACCTGTGGCCAGGCTTTCACCCTGAACTCCAACCTTCTCAAGCACCAGCGCTCGCACACTGGTGAGCGGCCCTACCGCTGTGAGCAGTGTGGCAAAACCTTCGGCAAGAGCTCCGCCGTCGTCCTgcaccagcgcacccacaccGGCGAGCGGCCCTACGTCTGCCCCAAGTGCGGCAAGCGCTTCAGCCAGCAGTCCCACCTGACTGCCCACTGCCGCATCCACACCGGCGAGAAGCCCTTCGCCTGTCCCCAGTGCGGCCGCGTCTTCAGCCAGAGCGCCTCGCTGATCCGGCACCGCCGCACGCACCagcaggagggggagcaggcaggggaggTGCCCCGGTCGGGAGAAGATGGGGGTTCGAAGAAGGAGGCACCGGGTGAGAGGAGTGCACGGCGGGGGAGCACGTGGCCGGGGAGCACCAATACGTAAGCATTGGGATGGGGGGCGATGACCACAGTGGTTGTTGAGCCTTGATCCAGGGTAAAATGTGGAGACAGCGCAGAGGTGGGGGGGACAGAGAAGCTCTGGCATGGGGGGCAGAGCTAATGGGGGGCATAACAGAGACCCTGGTGTGTAAAGGGAGAATGGGGGGCACACCAAGCtcctggcagggggaagggagagatggggggcacacagagtccctggaggggggagaagtaAATAGGGAACACACAGCTTCTGACGGCAGGGGGGTTAATGGGGAACATACATTAACCCAGAGCCCCTGGCACGGGGCAGAGGGGGAAATAAGGGGCACatagagcccctggcatggaggagagagggaaatagGGGGCACAtggagcccctggcatgggggtGTCATGAGGGATGCTTAGAGCCCCTGGCCTGGGGGAGGATGTGAAGGGGGGtgttgcagggagtccctgaaacaGAGATAATGGAGTAGCTGATATGGGACTGGATTAACAAGTTAAAGGAGGGTCATATAATTAATGCccatcaacatggatttatgaacaatagatcctgtcaaactaacgtGTTGTATATTTTTGAGGAGGCTACACGTCTGATTGATGAAGGTAACAGAGTTAATGTAAGCGACTTAGACCTCTGGAAGGCGTCTGAGTTGGCAGTGCACGACATTTTGATTAGAAAAATTTGAATGctataaaacaggggttctcaaacttggggtcgcgagctgtcagcctctaccccaaaccctgcttcacctccagcaatATGTTTATTATAgtgttaattaaaaacacttttaaatatattttataaggggagggggtcacactcagtggcttgctctcagtggcttgctgtgtgaaaggggtcaccggtacaaaagtttgagaccccctgctaTAAAATGGCccacattacatggattaaacaCTGGGTAATTGATTGGTCTGCAAATGCAGCTGTAAACagagaatcatcatcatcatcaactgaGTCTAGTTCCAGTGGCGTCCCGCAGGGATCGAGTCTTGGCCCTAAGCCGTGTCACGTTTTTACTATagttacaggatggaggactcaTTTCCAggaagcagtgagtctgaaaaGGCTTTGGGGATTGTGGTGGATAATAAGCTTCCGGTGCAgtgctgtgaccaaaagggctaatacaatccttggatgcataaagagAGGAATCTTCAGTAGGAACAGTCGGGGtgttttacctctgtgtttggtgCTGATGCGAGAGGGCGGCCAGATGTCTGGTGttcaaccagaaagtccagtcaaaaaggggcctgacagtgtccagtcagaGCTACTGACCAGACACCTAACGTCCAGTTACTGCGGGCAGGGActtgcacctagggtgaccagatggcaagtgtgaaaaatagggactagggtggggggtaataggagcctatataagaaaaagacacaaaaatcaggactgtccctataaaatcaggacatctgatcaccctacccacatcagcccctactcagctggggccacctcctacctgtattgggcagctgcagctcccagcttcgGCTCTGCAGGCAAGTCCCACCCgggctgagggagaggagaggggaaaagccgCGAGTAATAGGGGGCTTGGGGAAGAGgagtgaatgggggcagggccttgggggaagaggcggggcaggggtgggacctccggggaagaggcgggggaggttccagcactcctgatgGAGTGTCTGGTTtctaaatattacaaagttgtcAACCCTCTGGTGtgtgctgctggaatcctgggtccagttctgctaTCCACAGTTCAAGATggctgttgataaattggagctgGTTCAGAGATGAGCTGTGAGAAGacttaaaggtttagaaaacatgctttatggtgaagactcaaggagcttgatctggttagcttaacaaagagattgATGACAGTCCGGCtgtacctacctggggaacaaaatTTGACAATAGCCAGGTATTCAATTGAGCAAACAACTACATAAAagggccagtggctggaagttgaagtgaaacaaattcagactagaaataaggcagtTTTTTTTAACAGTGCGGGTAAGTAACCATTGGCTCATCTTAGCAGCTTGGTAAATTTCAGCTCGCAAGGTTTAAGTTTGGTaaagttaaaagcaactgaaaacaggttctTATAATGAGAagcatcaggcaaccttaactagaCTTCGCTGACGCTTATACTAAAGCTGTGGCTGAAGAATACAGGTCAAAATCCTGCCAGGCAAACAGGAGGGTCTTGTGGCAAATGACGTATTCCAGATTGTTACTAATTATACCTGCAGGCTGAATTTTTAAACATCTAAAGAATTGTTACTCTTGTCTGTATCTCTGCAGGGCTACTCCGGCCTGTGACATACCTTGGGCTGCGGAAACAGTGTCGCAGATGTAAAGACTGTGTAACCTCCCAGTTACCCCTAGAAGGCACCAGCCCACACTCTGAGTGTGGGTTAAATCAGCTTCTCTTCTAATGGTTGATTTAAAGCAGCAGGCCACATGGACTTAAACAGAAAGACTGCGTGAGGTAATATTCCTggcacttcaaaaaaaaaaaaaaaaaaaaaaatcaactacagGGCTGGACTGACTGGTCACCCAACACCTCTGCAAGCTGCTGCCGCCTGCAGAGATGGCAGAGGCGAGGGGTGAAAAGCAAAGGAACCAGACCCAGTGTGAAAACTGGTCCAGTTGTTCGTCTTTCCTCTTGCATGCGTAGGTCTGCGGTGTGGCAGTAACAGAGGAGGGTTACGGGTCAGCACCATAACACCCCCTAGTGGGTTCaagtcataaacagatagttaagggttaatgtcttttttacctgtaaggggttaacaaacagtgaacctggaacatctgaccagaggaccaatcaggagacaagatactttcagatctcggtggagggaagccttcgttgtgtgtgtttttctttgttctttgtccgtgttctctctgggttctgagagggaccagacatgtaagcagattcctccaatctttctgaaaaaatttcttctgttctcattttagtaagtatcaggataaaggcagttttagtctttttgattgttttctttatttgcaaatctgtagtttgctggaagtattttaatttgcatttgtgctgggggggggttttctctctagtgtctata
This DNA window, taken from Chelonoidis abingdonii isolate Lonesome George chromosome 26, CheloAbing_2.0, whole genome shotgun sequence, encodes the following:
- the LOC116828490 gene encoding LOW QUALITY PROTEIN: uncharacterized protein LOC116828490 (The sequence of the model RefSeq protein was modified relative to this genomic sequence to represent the inferred CDS: inserted 1 base in 1 codon) → MNHPQQGRGNIVQGRRGFNSARTFLLPESWWCLSSAAGSICLLDPPAPVGTPLCPESPRHSSIPQQERLCAPNPDTISHMECKEEPCVSILPDPSEWLNQRDACKADHQILSQTKEETLLQESAGKAESRGASAESTGGDVSQQIQPGAGGNPVEQDHLTSTTPLGARRPRLDVTKQSLRGAGENLTERDLLDPPASRRPSACADCGKTFCLSSSLLRHRCAHLGQKPYHCNECGKAFAQSQNFLAHQRVHTGERPFLCTQCGKSFSQSQNLRTHWQIHRGQRPHQCPECGQSFNKTCNLLRHRRSHLGHKPFRCAQCGKGFGESSTLIRHQRTHTGERPYRCLTCGQAFTLNSNLLKHQRSHTGERPYRCEQCGKTFGKSSAVVLHQRTHTGERPYVCPKCGKRFSQQSHLTAHCRIHTGEKPFACPQCGRVFSQSASLIRHRRTHQQEGEQAGEVPRSGEDGGSKKEAPGERSARXGEHVAGEHQYGYSGL